One region of Anser cygnoides isolate HZ-2024a breed goose chromosome 22, Taihu_goose_T2T_genome, whole genome shotgun sequence genomic DNA includes:
- the HOXB13 gene encoding homeobox protein Hox-B13: protein MRQALAIASGQPGGERQLSAAHSLLKRSGDPPRTAPGCCRAASPHAPSPAPPRMQPPEPRAPSGLEGLLAAGGFAGGQGRGLLPAPALGGPSPPPGMNPSYPAEEPAKPCLAAPPGPAAPPGPAASAPLPYGYFGSGYYSCRVARSALKSGPAQGPFTPEKYLDPPASSEDFQSRPAEFAFYPSYGAPYQPVAGYLDVSVVPGLGGPGEARHETLLPVDGYHQPWALGGSWSGQMCCPKEQGQAGYLLKSAFADAATQLPSDGCSFRRGRKKRVPYSKGQLKELEKEYASSKFITRDKRRKISAATNLTERQITIWFQNRRVKEKKVVAKIKSSSTP from the exons ATGAGGCAGGCCCTGGCCATTGCGTCAGGACAGCCCGGCGGGGAAAGGCAGCTCTCGGCAGCTCACAGCCTTTTAAAAAGATCCGGGGACCCCCCTCGGACAGCGCCCGGGTGCTGTCGAGCAGCTTCTCCCCATGCCCCAtcccccgcgccgccccgcatGCAGCCTCCggagccccgcgccccctcgGGCCTCGAGGGGCTCCTGGCAGCCGGGGGCTTCGCAGGCGGCCAAGGCAGGGGCCTGCTCCCCGCCCCGGCTCTCGGCGGCCCTTCGCCTCCCCCCGGGATGAACCCCAGCTACCCGGCGGAGGAGCCGGCCAAGCCGTGCCtggccgccccgccgggccccgccgccccgccgggccccgccgcctccgccccGCTGCCCTACGGATACTTCGGCAGCGGCTACTACTCCTGCCGCGTCGCCCGCAGCGCCCTCAAAAGTGGCCCGGCCCAGGGCCCCTTCACCCCCGAGAAGTACCTGGACCCCCCCGCGAGCAGCGAGGACTTCCAGAGCCGCCCCGCGGAGTTCGCCTTCTACCCCAGCTACGGGGCCCCCTACCAGCCCGTCGCCGGGTACCTGGACGTGTCGGTGGTGCCGGGGCTGGGCGGCCCCGGGGAGGCACGGCATGAGACGCTGCTGCCCGTGGACGGTTACCACCAGCCGTGGGCTCTGGGCGGCAGCTGGAGCGGCCAGATGTGCTGCCCCAAAGAGCAGGGCCAGGCCGGGTACCTCCTGAAATCCGCCTTTGCAG ACGCCGCCACGCAGCTACCCTCCGACGGGTGCTCCTTCCGCCGGGGACGCAAGAAGAGGGTCCCCTACAGCAAGGggcagctgaaggagctggagaaggagtACGCCAGCAGCAAATTCATCACCCGTGACAAAAGGAGGAAGATCTCCGCTGCCACCAACCTCACAGAGAGACAGATTACCATCTGGTTCCAGAACAGGCgggtgaaagagaagaaagtcgTCGCCAAaatcaaaagcagcagcactccGTGA